In one Drosophila gunungcola strain Sukarami chromosome 2R unlocalized genomic scaffold, Dgunungcola_SK_2 000011F, whole genome shotgun sequence genomic region, the following are encoded:
- the LOC128255429 gene encoding uncharacterized protein LOC128255429, with translation MNNPTNLPGSNPSAFYVHFEDALRADPPSSLQRKYPLPRPQQQRMEAAEERRSWLGEQKVEQLSVRLARVALITDRHHRQATQSWQDARNRITRDMDEHVRKRTALISKRLRNLRNHNLEVRVRKDEAKQEKLFRKLTHLYEAKNASTISQFWGKQK, from the coding sequence atgAACAATCCAACGAATTTGCCTGGGTCCAACCCCTCGGCCTTCTACGTGCACTTCGAGGACGCTTTACGGGCTGATCCGCCCAGCAGTCTGCAACGCAAATAtccactgccacgcccccagcaGCAACGGATGGAGGCGGCAGAGGAGCGTCGCAGTTGGCTGGGTGAGCAAAAGGTGGAGCAGCTGTCCGTTCGTTTGGCGCGAGTGGCGCTGATCACGGATCGCCACCACCGGCAAGCCACGCAAAGTTGGCAGGATGCCCGGAATCGTATTACTCGCGATATGGACGAGCATGTGCGGAAGAGGACGGCCCTGATCTCGAAACGTCTGAGGAACCTCAGGAATCACAACCTAGAGGTTCGGGTGCGCAAGGATGAGGCCAAGCAGGAGAAGCTATTCAGAAAGCTGACTCATCTCTACGAGGCCAAAAATGCGAGCACCATTTCACAATTTtggggcaaacaaaaataa